A segment of the uncultured Desulfobulbus sp. genome:
CCCCTCTTCCGGGGAAAGCGAGATAACTTCGCGAATGCGGGCGGCATGGGTCTGGCCGGAGAGATGTTCAAAGAGTAGTCCAAACTGAAACTGCTCGGCAATACAGAGTGCACGAATAATGCTCATGGGACGCTATGGCTCCAGCCATGATGAAGAAGAAAAAATTACACACCTGAAGCCGTGAACGTTCAGGTATCAGGGGATCTTGAATAATTAGATTTTTCAATCAAGGCAAGGTAAGCCTAGACTCCGAGGATTGCGCAAAATTTTACCGCCGGCATATAGATAATATCGGAGTCTACGCTTACCTCCGAGGATAAAATTTTAAGCATGACGTCGGGATTGGCAGAAAGTGCAATTATTCAAGATTCCCATCAGATTGTTCCCGGCTCGCCTTTTCAAGCAACTCCGGATAATATTTTTCCAGGCAGTCAGGACAGATCCCGTGGGTTAATTCATCTTTTCCTCGCTCCTGAACAATTTTTTTAACCTCGTCCCAAAAGGCTGGGTCCAGACGAATTTTTTTACAGGAGGCACAAACCGGCAAAATACTTTCAAGGTAACTGACCCTTGCCAGCAACCGGTAGGTATGAACGATAACGATTGTTCCAAAAATGCCGATGACAAGACTCTCAAAGACAGACTCGCGCCAGTTGATCGGGGTGGCAGCTCCCCCAAGGAGTACATGGGGAATATCTAGAATTTCATCAAACCAGGTCAGGGCAATCACGAAAATGATGGCAGCAGCTTCCAGCCAGGCCACCTTTTTGGCAAGGAGATTGTTTGTTGGTTGCAGAGCCATGGCAAGATCCTCTCTTGAAACTCGATTGTCGTTCTCCTCAAAGGTCTCACAGACGATGCATCGGGGCTGAGGATGCGTCACAGAAAGGCCCCGGCATGCGCTTTTTTTATCATAGCCGCATTTATCAGGAATGCACGGGAATTACACAGCATTCTCAGAATAGCAACGCGGACTCCATAAGCGAACGATGTTCAGACTGCTACTGAAAACTCAGATGACTCTGCACAACACGGGGTGTATCAAGCTCGACGATCTCCGGCTCGATGCGCATAAGTTCTTCAATATTCCAGGCATTGTCCTGAGCCAGCAGCGACAAGGCCTCTTCTTTTGAGCCTGCGAGAACACTCACATCGGCATCCAGATAATTTTCTTTGTGGATATGGGGTTCATCAAGCATGGACCAGCTAGAAAATCGTTTCGAATGGCGCCAGATAAATATTTGCATACTGCCTCCTCAAGAAATAGTTAGCGTCCCTGGCCCTGTGCATACCGCTGCACTCTACTCGGTCGTCTTTATTGCATCAAAGCTCATCAGGACTGCTGATAAATCCGGGCTAAAGATTGACCTTTCTGTTCCATGGTTTATAACAGGAGCCAGTTTTCGTCCATTCCGGCTGTATTTCCAGTACCCAGGAGACCCAAAGCGACATGGAGATACTGATAATCGGAGCGGGTGCCATGGGCGGTTTATTTGGCGCCCTGCTTGCCCCGCTGACCAATGTCTGCCTCATGACCACCAACAGCGCCCACGCTGCGGCGATCAGGCAACATGGTGTGCAACTCACCGACATGGAGGGCAACACCTCCCAGGCCTCCGTCCAGCTCATCACCCATCCCGCCCAATACCACAGCCAGGCAGACCTGGTCTTGATCTGCACCAAGGCCGGTTCTACAGCTGCTGCCGCGGCTACAGCCCAGGCTGTACTTGCGGATCAGGGGCTGGTACTGACCCTGCAAAACGGGCTGGGCAACCTGGAGCGCATCGCAGCCCAGGTAGGCAGCGATCGCGCGACCGCCGGAACCACAGCCCAGGCAGCAACACTGCTGGCCCCGGGGCAGATACGCCATGCAGGCAAAGGGCCGACCACCTTGGCATCGGCGAAGAACTGTCCCAACCAGCAACAATCCCTTGCCGCCATCTGCCAGCTCTTCAATCAAGCCGGTATTGAGACCAGTCTCACAGAAGATATCGATGCCCTGCTCTGGTCAAAGCTACTCGTCAATGTCGGCATCAATGCTTTGGTCGCTTTATTGCGAGTGCCCAATGGTGCCCTGATTGACACCCCAGAAAGCCAGGCCCTCATGAGCGATGCCGTCGAAGAAGCCCTTGCCGTTGCCACGGCTCTGGGGATCAAGATCGATACCGCCAACCAGCAAGAACGGGTCCGTCAGGTCTGTGAACAGACTCGCTCCAACCGTGCCTCCATGCTCCAGGATATTCTCCGGGGCCGGGCCACGGAAATCGATGTCATCAACGGCGCCATCGTCGAGCTAGGACGGCAGACAAGCATTCCGACCCCAGTCAACAACATACTGACCCGATTGATTAAAGCGCTGGAATCTACCTCCGCCCAGCGGATTGATGTCATTTAATGTCTAGGAAGTATCCTCTTACCAAGGAGCCCCCATGCAACCCAAGAAGCTGACCATCCCTGATATCAGAAATCGCAAAAACGACACCCCGATAGCCGAGCTGACCGCCTATGATTACCCCTGGGCCAGGGTCGCCGACACGGCTGGTATCGATGTCATTTTAGTGGGAGATAGTCTAGGCATGGTGGTGCTCGGCTATCCGGACACGGTTTCCGTGACCATGGAAGAGATGATTCATCACACCAAGGCTGTGGTGCGCGGCGTGGAGCGGGCCCTGGTGGTGACCGATATGCCCTTTGGTTCATACAACAGCTCGATTCCGGCAGCCATCGACAACGCCACCCGCATTCTCAAAGAGGGCAAGGCCGATGCGGTCAAGCTTGAGGGGGGCGTCTCCATGGCCCCAACTGTGGAAGCCATTGTCAAGGCAGGCATTCCGGTCCAGGGTCATATCGGCCTAACCCCGCAGACAGCCACCAGTTTAGGGGGCTTCAAGGTCCAGGGGAAGAGTGCCCAGGCGGCCAAACAGCTACTTGAGGATGCTAAAGCCCTTGAGGATGCGGGCTGCTTTTCTATCGTACTGGAAGCCATCCCCGCCCCGCTGGCCCAGCGCATCACCGAAAGCATCTCGATCCCCACCATCGGCATCGGTGCAGGCGCAGACTGTGATGGTCAGGTCCTGGTGATCCATGATTTGGTGGGGATGTATGACCGGTTTACGCCCAAGTTTGTCAAACAGTACACCAAAATCAATGAGCCCATGCTGGAGGCCCTGCGCCAATACAAGGCCGAGGTGGAGAATCGCACCTTCCCCACCGAGGCCCACAGCTTTACCATGAAGTCAGAAGAGTTGGATAAATTGCTCCAGCTTTACTGATCAGAGTACGTTCAGGAGATCAGGGCTCCAGGGCAAAGGTACCCGCCTTGACCTCCTGATCAATCTCTGCCAAGGAGCGTTTCATCTGCTTGAGCGCCTGGCGAATGCGGTTTTCGTTTTCAACCAGGGCCAGGCGCAGATAGCCGTCACCTTCTTCACCAAATCCTGCTCCCGGGGCCAGGGCCACATTGGCCCGGTTCATCATCTCGATGGAAAATTTCACCGAGCCCATCTGGTTATAGGGCTCGGGAATCTTCACCCATAGGAACATACCTGCCTTGGGGATTTCCACCTCCCAGCCCATGCGCGCAAGCCCCTCACAGAGTACATCACGGCGCTTCTGGTAAATCTCGACCTGCTCGAGGATGGTATCGTCGCAGTCGCGCATGGCCACAATCCCTGCCACCTGGATAGCAGAAAAAATACCGTAATCATAGTAGCCCTTGATCTTGGCCAAGCCGCCAACCATCTCGGAGTTACCCACACAGTAGCCTAGTCGCCAGCCCGCCATGTTGTAGGACTTGGAAAAAGAGCCGAACTCCACGCCCACATCCAGGGCGCCAGGAATTTCCAACAGTGATGGGGCCACCGCTCCATCATAGGTTATCTGGCCGTAGGCAAAATCATTAATCACCATAAAGTTGTAGCGTTTGGCCAGCTTGACCATCTCCACAAAAAAGTCTTTTGATGCCAGGATACCGGTGGGATTGTGCGGATAGTTCAACATCACCAACTTAGGCTGGGGATAGAGCGACTGGCACATGGTGGTCACCTGCCGCAGGAACTCTTCTTCCGAGCCCAGAGGAAAGCGGATCACACTGGCACCAGCAATAACTGCGGCATAGACATGCACCGGAAAAAACGGAGAAGGCACCAAGACTGTATCCCCAGGACCGAGCAGGGCCAGGCAGAGATGGGAAAGCCCCTCTTTGGAACCGATGGTACAGATAACATCATCCTCTCCGGTCAGCGCCACCCCATATTTACGCTGGTAATAGAGGGCTATCTCCCGCTTGAGGTTTTTCATACCACCGGCCACGGGATAGCGATGGATCTTGGGATCAGCGGCCACCTCGACCAGTTTCTCGGTGACCCGCTCCGGGGTCGGGTCCATGGGATTGCCCATACCCAAGTCAATAACATCAATCCCCTGCCATCGTTTCTCCATCTTGATTTTGTTGATCATGCCAAACAGGTACGGTGGCAACTGATTCATACGTTCGGCAAATCGAATGGTTCCCTCATTGTTCATGACGCTCTCCTTTGAGTCATTGTCGGGCCATGGACAAAAAAAAGCCTGAATCCACCGATCCAGGCTCAAAAAAAACGCCATGGACCGGTCATTCCAGTCCATGGCGAAATATACAAAAAAACGGTTTATGCTGTTCTACGCAACCGGTCGCCAATGAACTGGGTCCATCGCCGCCGCTGCCGCGATCAAGTTGTACATAGAGTCGATCCGGTCGTTTCCTTGATGTTTATGAATTAAGCTAATGGCTCGTTGTAGCTGTATTCTTTTCGGTTGTCAACAAAAGGTTCAGGCAACCCGCTCCATCATCGCTTCCATCTCTTGGATTTTAGTCCGGGC
Coding sequences within it:
- a CDS encoding 2-dehydropantoate 2-reductase; the protein is MEILIIGAGAMGGLFGALLAPLTNVCLMTTNSAHAAAIRQHGVQLTDMEGNTSQASVQLITHPAQYHSQADLVLICTKAGSTAAAAATAQAVLADQGLVLTLQNGLGNLERIAAQVGSDRATAGTTAQAATLLAPGQIRHAGKGPTTLASAKNCPNQQQSLAAICQLFNQAGIETSLTEDIDALLWSKLLVNVGINALVALLRVPNGALIDTPESQALMSDAVEEALAVATALGIKIDTANQQERVRQVCEQTRSNRASMLQDILRGRATEIDVINGAIVELGRQTSIPTPVNNILTRLIKALESTSAQRIDVI
- the panB gene encoding 3-methyl-2-oxobutanoate hydroxymethyltransferase; translated protein: MQPKKLTIPDIRNRKNDTPIAELTAYDYPWARVADTAGIDVILVGDSLGMVVLGYPDTVSVTMEEMIHHTKAVVRGVERALVVTDMPFGSYNSSIPAAIDNATRILKEGKADAVKLEGGVSMAPTVEAIVKAGIPVQGHIGLTPQTATSLGGFKVQGKSAQAAKQLLEDAKALEDAGCFSIVLEAIPAPLAQRITESISIPTIGIGAGADCDGQVLVIHDLVGMYDRFTPKFVKQYTKINEPMLEALRQYKAEVENRTFPTEAHSFTMKSEELDKLLQLY
- a CDS encoding aminotransferase class I/II-fold pyridoxal phosphate-dependent enzyme, which translates into the protein MNNEGTIRFAERMNQLPPYLFGMINKIKMEKRWQGIDVIDLGMGNPMDPTPERVTEKLVEVAADPKIHRYPVAGGMKNLKREIALYYQRKYGVALTGEDDVICTIGSKEGLSHLCLALLGPGDTVLVPSPFFPVHVYAAVIAGASVIRFPLGSEEEFLRQVTTMCQSLYPQPKLVMLNYPHNPTGILASKDFFVEMVKLAKRYNFMVINDFAYGQITYDGAVAPSLLEIPGALDVGVEFGSFSKSYNMAGWRLGYCVGNSEMVGGLAKIKGYYDYGIFSAIQVAGIVAMRDCDDTILEQVEIYQKRRDVLCEGLARMGWEVEIPKAGMFLWVKIPEPYNQMGSVKFSIEMMNRANVALAPGAGFGEEGDGYLRLALVENENRIRQALKQMKRSLAEIDQEVKAGTFALEP